A region from the candidate division WOR-1 bacterium RIFOXYB2_FULL_36_35 genome encodes:
- a CDS encoding peptide chain release factor 1, which produces MLDKLSSIESRYEELLNLLSQKEIIDNREKFQQFSKELSELEELVQTFRKFKEAEKHILEIEPMLSDIEMKELAIKEIEELKETQEKLKNHLEVLLLPKDPSDEKSIIMEIRAGTGGEEAALFAGELLRMYLRYAERRGWKVEWIESNDTGLGGYKEAIISIQGKGVYSKLKFEGGTHRVQRVPKTESGGRIHTSAATVAVLPEVEDVDINIDEKDLRIDTYRAGGAGGQNVNKVSSAIRITHIPSGIVVACQQERSQHQNRDKAMKLLRAKLYEMETEKNRKGREEARKIMVGTGDRSEKIRTYNYPQGRITDHRIGFTIYRLQEVLDGDIDEIIEALQTADRVAKLEKMK; this is translated from the coding sequence ACAAAAAGAGATTATCGATAATCGTGAAAAATTTCAACAATTCAGCAAAGAATTATCAGAACTTGAAGAACTGGTTCAAACCTTTAGAAAATTCAAAGAGGCCGAAAAACATATTTTAGAAATTGAACCTATGTTATCTGATATTGAGATGAAAGAACTAGCAATTAAAGAAATCGAAGAGTTAAAAGAAACTCAGGAAAAACTCAAAAATCACCTCGAAGTCCTTCTTTTGCCAAAAGATCCATCCGATGAAAAAAGCATAATAATGGAAATTCGGGCGGGAACAGGAGGAGAAGAAGCAGCACTTTTTGCAGGGGAACTGCTAAGAATGTATCTCCGCTATGCGGAAAGAAGAGGATGGAAGGTTGAATGGATAGAATCAAACGACACAGGGCTTGGCGGTTATAAAGAGGCAATAATATCCATTCAGGGAAAAGGTGTTTATAGCAAACTCAAGTTTGAAGGCGGAACACACAGAGTTCAACGTGTACCGAAAACAGAATCAGGAGGAAGAATACATACATCAGCCGCAACCGTTGCCGTACTTCCCGAAGTTGAAGATGTAGACATTAATATCGACGAAAAAGATTTAAGAATTGACACCTATAGAGCAGGCGGTGCGGGAGGACAAAATGTAAACAAAGTTTCATCCGCAATCAGAATAACCCACATCCCCTCCGGTATAGTCGTTGCCTGCCAACAAGAGAGATCACAACACCAAAACAGAGATAAAGCTATGAAACTGCTTCGCGCAAAATTATATGAAATGGAAACTGAAAAAAACCGTAAAGGCCGTGAAGAGGCTCGCAAAATTATGGTAGGGACCGGCGACAGATCTGAAAAAATAAGAACATATAATTATCCTCAAGGGAGAATAACTGATCATAGAATAGGGTTTACAATATACAGATTGCAAGAAGTATTAGATGGAGATATTGATGAAATAATAGAAGCGCTGCAAACCGCAGATAGGGTCGCAAAACTGGAGAAAATGAAATAA